Genomic window (Brachyspira hampsonii):
ATGACCTATCATGTTCTCTTGTATATAAACTGCTACAAATGTTTTACCATTATGCACATTTATAGTGAAACCTATCATTTCTGGAATAATTGTTGAAGCACGGCTGTAAGTTTTTATTTGGTGCTTATTATCTCCAGCTTGTATTTTCTTAAAAAGATTCTTATCTACAAAAGGTCCTTTTTTAATAGAGCGAGACATTATTTTTTACCCCCTCTTCTTTTGATTATTAATCTGTCAGAATATTTATGTTTCTTTCTAGTTTTGTATCCCTTAGTAGGTACACCTGTTGGTGAAACAGGATGCGGATTACCTTGTCCGCTTTTACCTTCACCACCGCCATGCGGGTGATCTACCGGGTTCATTACAACACCTCTTACTTTTGGTCTTCTGCCTTTATGTCTTGTAGTACCAGCTTTACCATCAGTAGTATTGAAATGATCTAGGTTGCCAATTTGACCTATAGTAGCATAACAATTTTCTAAGATTCTTCTCTCTTCACCAGAACGAAGTCTTATTACACAATAACCGCCTGATTTAGCTGTTATCTGAGCACCACCTCCTGCTGCTCTAACAAGCTGACCGCCTTTTCCAGGAGTTATTTCAATGTTATGTATTATAGTACCTAATGGAATTTTTTTCAATGGTAAAGTACAACCAACTTTAACTTTTGCATTTTCTCCGCTTACTACTCTATCACCTACATTAAGTCCCAATGGCCATATTATGTATCTTTTTTCGCCATCTGTATAGTGTAATAGTGCTATACGAGCAGTTCTGTTAGGATCATACTCTATAGAAACTACTTTAGCCTCTATATCATGCTTATCTCTTCTAAAATCTACAAATCTAAATAGTTTTTTATGTCCGCCTCCGCGACGACGCATAGTGATACGACCATTAGAACCGCGTCCGCTTATACGTTTTTTTCCGCATACTAATGATTTACAAGGCTCATTTGTCGTAATATCCGAAAAGTCCACTACTGTACGATAGCGTAAACTTGGTGTTGTCGGTTTAAATTTCTTAATAGCCATCGGTTATCCCTCATTATTTTACTATATCTATTGATTCTTTGCCGTCAAGAACTATTATCGCTTTCTTATAACTGCGTGTATATCCGCGTCTGCTCATTCTGCGATTTTTCTTCTTTGGCTTAACATTTATTATTTTACAATCTAGCGGATGTACATTAAATATTTTTTCAACCGCTTTCATCAATTCCTGCTTATTAGCATCCTGTCTTACTTTAAATACATAATAACGCTTTTCTGTTCCTCTAGGCTCAGTTCTAAGCATATTACTTTTTTCTGTAAGTATAGGTTCAATTAAAAGTGAATACATACTCATATTTTTTAACCCTTAATTCTAGCATTTAATTTAGATAAAGCTGTTTTAGTAAAATATACCTCATCAGCATAAAATAAAGGATGTATAGACATACTGTCTGCATTTACAAGCTTTAAATCTTTGATGTTTCTTAAAGATAATAATAATTTATTGTAATTATCACCTAAAGATTCATCTTTACCTACTACAAATGCTACTTTTCTTGTATTTGGTTCTTTAACCTTACTTATAAAACTAGCCATTCTTTTTGTTTTAGGAGCATCAAAAGTGAAGTCCTCAAAAACTTTAAGAACATTCTTTCCATATTTTAAAGATAAAACAGACAATAGAGCCTTACGTTTCATTTTCTTTGGCAATCTATAGCTATAATCGCGAGGCTTAGGAGTATGTGTTTTACCACCGCCTACCCAAATTGGGGATCTTGTAGAACCTGCTCTAGCTCTTCCTGTACCTTTTTGTCTCCAAGGTTTTTTACCGCCTCCTGAAACTTCTGCTCTTGTTTTTGTAGAGTGAGTACCCTGGCGTCTGTTAGCTAATTCATTTTTGATTGCTTCGTAAAGTAGATTATTGTTAACTTCTGATTTAAATATCTCATCAACAATCTCTAAATTGCCTACGCTATCTCCATTTTCATTTAGTATTACTACTTCCATTTTATCATCCTGTTATTATTTCACTCTATTAATTCATTGAGTTCTTTTTCTTATTGCGTTTCTTTACTGCTGATGTTAATTTAACTATGCTATTAACTGCACCTGGTATAGCACCTTTAATCATAATCAAATTATCATCGGGTCTTATTTCAACCACTTTTAAATTTTGAATAGTAGTTAAAGTATTACCCATATGTCCAGGCATACCTTTACCTTTCCATACTCTTGCAGGGTAACTGTTACAGCCTATAGAACCTGCTCTTCTTCTAAAGTTAGAACCATGGCTCATAGGACCGCCGTCATAATTATGTCTTTTCATTACGCCAGCAAAACCTCTACCCTTACTCAAAGAACTAACATCTATAAAATCGCCTGCTTGAAATATATCTGCTTTAAGCTCTTGTCCTACTGTATAAGAGCTAGTATTGTCCATTCTGAACTCTTTTAAATATTTCTTAGGCTCTAAATTTGCTTTTTTAAACTGACCTATTTGAGGCTTTTTCAAATGCTTTTCTTTCACGGCACCATACCCTAATTGAATAGCACTGTAGCCATCTTTCTCATTATCTCTTATCTGCATAACTGTGCATGGTCCAGCCTCTACTACTGTTACTGCTATAGCATTACCAGTTTCATCGAAAACTGTTGTCATACCCAATTTTTTGCCAATTATTCCTACCATCGGCGAATCCTCTATAATGATTTTACTTACTACTTTTTAATGTTTCAAACTATTACAGATAAAACGTAGTAAAGCTTTATCTTTAATATTTTTTAATTAAACGCTTATTTAAGCTGAACATCAACCCCAGCTGGAAGCGCCAATTTCTTAAGAGACTCTGTTGTCTGAGGTGTTACATCAAAGATATCTATTAATCTTTTATATATACGCATCTCAAATTGTTCTCTTGACTTTATGTTTACATGCGGACTTCTTATTACTGTTACCTTACGAATACTTGTAGGCAATGGTATAGGTCCTGATACTCTAGCTCCTGTTTTCTTTACACTAGCTACTATAGACTGAGCTGATTGATCAATAAGCTCAATATCAAAGGCTTTTAGTTTAACTCGTATTTTCTGTTCTTTCATAGCTTGAATTACTCGCTTTCTCTTAATTTATTAAAGGGTATATCTTTAATTAAAAAGGCATACCCTTTTATTTCGCTCTTAATTATTCTAATATTTTTGTTACAACACCGTTACCTACTGTTTTACCACCTTCACGAATAGCAAATCTTTGCTTTTCTTCCATAGCGATTGGAGTGATAAGTTCAATAGTTAAGTTAGCATTATCACCAGGCATAATCATTTGTGCACCTTCTGCCAAATTAATTACTCCTGTTACATCTGTTGTTCTGAAGTACATTTGAGGTCTGTAACCTGTTACGAAACCGCTGTGTCTTCCGCCTTCTTCTTTTTTCAAGATATAAACTTCAGCTTCAAATTTTTTATGAGGTGTAATTGTACCAGGTTTAGCTAATACTTGTCCTCTTTCTACTTCTTTACGTTCAATACCTCTTAAAAGACAGCCAACATTGTAACCTGCTATACCTACTACTTCTTTTTTGAACATTTCTACACCTGTACAAGTAGTTTTCTTAGTAGGTCTTATTCCAACGATTTCTACTTCATTACCTTTTTCAATTTTACCTCTTTCAATTCTTCCTGTAACAACTGTACCTCTTCCAGGAATTGAGTATACATCTTCTATTGACATTAAGAAGTCTTTATCTACTTCACGAACTGGATCTGGAATATATGTATCTAATGCATTTAATAAGTCTATTATACATTTACAATCTGGATCTGTTCTAGGATCTTTACCTGCTTCAATAGCTTGAATAGCTTTAATAGCAGAACCTCTAATAATAGGTGTTTTAGATCCGTCAAAACCATAATGATCTAATACATCTATTACTTCTGCTTCTACGATTTCAGCCATTTCTGGGTCATCTAATTTATCACATTTATTTAAGAATACTACAATGTAATTTACACCTACTTGTCTTGAAAGAAGTACGTGTTCTTTTGTTTGAGGCATTACACCGTCTTCTGCTGATACTACCAAGATAGCTCCGTCCATTTGAGCTGCACCTGTAATCATGTTTTTAATGTAGTCAGCGTGACCTGGACAGTCTACGTGAGCATAGTGTCTATGATCTGATTCATATTCAACGTGTGATGTTGCGATTGTTAATATTTTTGTTGGGTCTCTTCTACCTTGACTTTCAGAAGCTTTTGCTACTGAGTCATAAGCAACTTTCTGTACTGTTGCTGGGAACATAGCAGATGATACTGCTGTTATTGCTGATGTTAATGTTGTTTTACCATGGTCTACGTGTCCAATAGTACCAACGTTTACGTGTGTTTTTGTACCTTCGTAAGTTCCTTTAGCCATTTTAATCCTCCAATTATTTATCCTTTAGGAAATTTGTTTTTTATTTTAATACTAATATTTTATTAGTTACTTACTTACTATTACCCATTCTAGCACCTATTATCTCTTCTGCTACATTTTTAGGTACTTCCTCATAATGTGAGAACTGCATTGTATAGCTTGCTCTACCCTGAGAAACATTCCTTATACTTGTTGTATAACCAAACATCTCAGCAAGAGGTACAGTAGCATTGATGGATTTATAACCTGATTTATCTGTAAATCCATGAACCTGACCTCTTCTTGAAGCTAAGTCTCCTATTATATCACCCATATAATCTTCAGGAGTTACAACTTCTACTGTCATCATAGGTTCCAATAAATAAGGATCTGCTTTTTTACAGCCTTCTTTAAATCCCATAGAAGCAGCAATTTTAAATGCCATTTCTGATGAGTCTACAGGGTGGAATGATCCGTCATAAGCTGATACTATAACATCAAGCATAGGATAGTTAGCAAGAACTCCTGTATTCATAGATTCTATACAGCCTTTTTCTACTGCCGGTATATATTCTCTTGGAACTGCTCCTCCAACGATTTCATTGTTAAATTTGAATCCGGCATTAGGTTCATTAGGTCCTATTCTTAGCCATACATCACCATACTGACCTTTACCGCCTGACTGACGAACAAATTTACCTTGTACCTCAACCGTTTTCTTAATACCTTCTCTATAAGATACTTGAGGGCGTCCAACATTTGCCTCAACTTTATATTCTCTTTTCATTCTATCGCAGATAATTTCTAAGTGAAGCTCACCCATACCTGCTATGATTGTCTGTCCTGTTTCTTCATCAAAGCTAACTCTGAATGTTGGATCTTCTTCAGCAAGTCTTGATAAAGCAACTGACATTTTATCTCTGTCGCCTTTTGTTTTAGGTTCTATAGCAACATTAATTACAGGCTCTGGGAAGTTAATTGATTCTAATATTATAGGAGCATTTTCAGGACATAATGTATCACCTGTTGTAGTATCTTTAAGACCTACTGCTGCTGCTATATCACCAGCATATACCTGCTCAATTTCTTCTCTTTTATTAGCATGCATCTGAAGTATTCTTCCGATACGCTCTCTTTTACCTTTTGTTGCATTAAGAACATAAGAACCTGATTCTAAAATTCCTGAATAAACTCTCAAGAATGCTATTTTTCCTACATGAGGATCTGTCATTATTTTGAATGCTAATGCACTAAATTTCTCATCATCAGATATTTTTCTTTTTATAACATTACCATCTAAATCAGTACCTTCTACCTCAGGTTTATCTATAGGAGATGGTAAATAATCAACAACACCATTAATTAATACTTGAATACCTTTATTTTTGAATGCTGTACCGCAGAACATTGGGAAGAAATCTGCTGTTAAAGTTGCTGTTCTTATAAGTCTTTTTATAGTAGGAACATCTATTTCCTCACCTTCAAAGAACTTATTCATAGCATCGTCATCATATTCAACGATTGCTTCTAATAATGAGTTTCTATATTCTTCTGCTTTTTCTTTCAATTCAGGTCTGATTTCTCTCTCTTCCATTTTCATACCGTCTTCAGAAACCCAAATTATCTCTTTCATATTTACTAAGTCAACAACACCCTCGAAATTGCTTTCTGCACCTATAGGTATAACTACAGGGTGACTGTTAGCTTTTAATCTTTCTCTTGTTTGATCTAAAACAGAATAGAAATTAGCTCCTATCCTATCCATTTTATTAACAAAAATAGCTCTAGGAATCTTATAATTACTAGCTTGTCTCCAAACTGTTTCACTCTGAGGCTGAACACCTCCTACTGAACAGAAAACACCTACTGCACTGTCTAATACTCTCAAAGATCTTTCTACCTCAGCAGTAAAGTCAACGTGCCCCGGAGTGTCTATCAAATTAATTCTATGACCATTCCAAAAACAAGTTGTTGCAGCAGAAGTAATTGTAATACCTCTTTCTCTTTCCTGTTCCATCCAGTCCATTTCAGCTGCACCTTCATGAACTTCCCCAATCTTATGGGTCTTACCTGTAAAATACAAAATACGCTCACTTAAAGTAGTTTTACCAGCATCAATGTGAGCCATAATACCAATATTGCGTGTGTTTTCTAATGAAATTTGACGTGCCACTAAACTTTCTCCTTAAAAACTACCACCTGAAGTGAGCAAATGCTTTGTTACCTTCAGCCATTCTATGAACTGTATCTCTCTTAGCAACCGCCTGACCTTTTCCGTCTATAGCATCAGCTATTTCATTTGATAAACGCTCTACCATGCTTCTTCCGCCTCTTTTTCTTGAAGCATCTATAAGCCATGTAAAAGCTAAAGAATTCTGTCTGTCTGGTCTTACATCAACAGGAACCTGATATGTAGAACCTCCAACTCTTCTTGATTTTACCTCTACACGAGGTTTGATATTTTCAATAGCTTCGTTAAAAGCCTCTAAACCTTCTTTACCTGTTTTCTGCTTAACTAAATCCATAGCTTTATAAAATATATTTTCAGCTTTGCTTTTTTTACCGTCATACATTAACTTATTTATAAATTTACTAATAATAACGCTTCCATAAACAGGATCAGCATCTATTTTTCTAGTTTGTGCTCTTCTTCTTCTAGCCATATTAATTTACTCCATTCATTAAGCCTTTGGTTTTTTAGTACCATATTTACTTCTAGCTTTCATTCTCTTTTCTACACCTGTAGCTTCACGGCTTCCGCGAACTATGTGATAACGGCAACCAGGTAAGTCTTTAACACGGCCGCCTCTTATAAGCACACGGTTGTGTTCTTGCAATGTATGGTCTATACCAGGAATATAAGCTGTTACTTCCATACCATTTGTTATTCTTACACGGGCAATTTTACGCATAGCTGAGTTAGGTTTTTTTGGTGTAGTTGTTGTTACACGAGTACAAACACCTTCTCTTTGCGGACATTTCATTAATGCAGGCGATTTTGTTTTATTTATTATACGCTTGCGACCTTTTCTTACTAATTGATTAATTGTAGGCATAAAATACAAAACCTCTAATTCTTTATTTTTTTACAAGTCAATCCGTTTTAAGGAATGACACATTAATATTTTTCTTTTATAAAACTTCAAACACGAAACAGTATTTATTAACTGAGCAATTATAGTATTAAAACTTAATCATAGTGAGAAAAACCATACTATACGCTTTAATCGCTTTTATGAAAGTTAGAGCATTATAAAGCAACTATACAAAAAAATCAATAGTATTTAATAGTTTTTTATTATTTTTTTTCATTTTAATTAATGTTTCTTAATATTTTGCCTATAATAAGCAATTCAAAATTAATCAAAAATTATAGATATTTATGACTATTAGACTTGGTATATTTCATAAAAAATAAAAATTAAATATCATCAATTTCCTAATAAATATTGCAAAAAAATTATATTTATAGCATAATTAAACTTAATAATATTTAGGAATTATTTATGAGCAATATCAATCAAAACGAAATAGAAAAATTAAAATTTGATGAAAAAGGTCTAATACCTGCAATAGTTATAGATTATTATACAAGAGAAGTTTTAACTCTAGCATATATGAACAAAGAAAGTCTTGAAATAAGCATTAAAGAAGGAAAGACTTGTTTTTACAGCAGAAGCAGACAGGAACTTTGGAGAAAAGGAGAAACTTCCGGAAATTACCAGCATATACAAGCTATAAAATCCGATTGTGATAATGATGCTTTAGTTATCGAAGTAATAAAAGACGGACCTGCATGCCATACAGGTGCTGAATCTTGCTTTTTTAATGAAATATATTCAAAAGAAGATTATAAAGATTTTTCAATAGATAAATTATACAATCTCATAAAGGGAAGAAAAACTAATAAAACAGAAGGATCATACACAACTTATTTATTTAATAGCGGAATAGATAAAATATTAAAAAAAGTTGGAGAAGAATGCACAGAGGTTATAATAGGTGCCAAAAATGATTCCAATAAAGAAACTATATATGAAATATCTGATTTGTTATATCATACTCTAGTATTAATGGTTGAAAAAAATATAACAATAAATGACATAAAAGAAGAACTTGCCGGCAGATCTATAATAGACAAAAAAGAAAAACAAAAAAGTATGAAATAAACATAAAATTAACAAAAATACTTTTATACCATATAAAAATCCAAATTATAAATAATTATTTTTTATATAAATATACACATAAAAAATTTTATTATACTATAAATTTAACACAAAAATACACACTATATCTTTTATTCCATAAAATATAAATATAATTTTAAAAAATACCCATATATTATAGAATTTGTAATATATAAAATCAAAAATATAAAATATATTATATTAATTTTTTTAAAAAATATAGAAAAATATTAAAAAACATGGAAAAATTCACAATTACAAATTGCAATATTTTATATACCGGTATATACTATGAAAGAATTATAAAAAATAAATTAATTTATGGAAATATACCATGAAAATAATATCTATTATTTCATTTATAAGTATCGTTTTAATAACTTCATGCACAAAAGATTATGGAGTAAAAATTACTAAACCCGGAGCAGATTTAATATTATCAAAAATGCAAAGCGGTAATTGGGCTGGTGCAAAATCTGATGGAAATACACTTACCATTAGCGGAAGTTCAGGAACACTTAATGGAAATTATACTTTTGAAGAACCTATATTAGGTATAGGAGGAGTATATAAAGACAGCAATGGAGAATATATAATGGCTGCTCCATCTGGAAATGAACTTTATGTTGTAAAAATGAATGAAGAGGCTAAAAAAGCAGTAGATGCTGTACTTGATGTTCTTGATGATGAAGGAGGAGAGGCGGTTGTTGGAAATTTGATAAGTGCAATTATAGATAAAGGTGCTGATAAAATAGATTTGAGTAATTCTGATGAAATATTAAAAGGTACTAATCTTACTGCTGACAAAAAAGCTGAAATTGAAAATATATTAAAAAACTCCAGCGGAGGATTTACTGCAGGAGAAGCTATAAAATAAATAAGTGGTTTTTATTATGAGAAAATGTTTAATATTATTATCTGTTTTATTTTGCTTTCATATTTATGCTTATTCTAAAGGGCTTCCTCTTTCAACAGAAGTAACAGGCGAAGATTACAGTTGGATAAAAGGAAGACAAATGATAAGCTTTAATTTAAATCCGGGAGGAGCTATTTTTTATCCGCTGCTGTTTAATACTACTGTAAATAATGCTGCAAATCTAAGCGGATTAATAGGAATTAATTTAGGCGATATAAATAAATATTTTGATTATGCTGATGCAAAAGGATCTGCTTGGTATATTCCGGCTATTTCATATTCATTATTTGTTCATAATCAAATAGCTTTGGAAGCAGGAATAGGTATTTATTCTAGCACTTATGATTTAACTATTACAAAAGAAAATGCTGGAAAGTTATTGGAAACTTTAGGACAGGGAAATTATGCTAATGTTGTTGGCGGAGATACAGTTTTCAATGCATCATTTATATTTATGCCTGCAACATTTGGAGTAAAATTTTACGGCCCTAAAAGGCAATTCTATAATGCTTTTCGTTTCGGAATAGATGCATTTTTCTATACTGTAACCACAGATAATGGGCTTACCGGTATAAAAACTGAACATACAGTTCATGATGCTGCTTTATATATTTCTTATGAATTGGGTTGGAATATAGAATTATTCCCTACTAAAGAATGGAGAGTAAAACCAACTATTGATATTGCTATTCTTGAAATAGGATATTATGTAAGACCTTGGACTGGAAATGTATATAATACAGTAGCGGGAGGGGTTACTTCTCTAACTGCTGGTTTTTCAGCATTTAATATACCTGCTTGGAGCAGTTTCCCTGATTGGGCTAAATATCTTTCAAATATAAGATTTGCATTGTTTCCTAGAATTGGATTCAGTTTAAGATTTTAATGGATTTGAATTATGAATATAAAGAAAATTATCATTTTTACATCTATACTAATTTTTATATCAGCTACTATAATTAATGCTCAGGATTATTTAAAGCATTCTTTAGGGATAGACTTTGGTACCACATTATTTTCCATGGGTACTATGCCGCTTATCACTGAATTAATATTCAAGACACAAGAAGGAGCAAGCGGTAAATTTTATGATGGTAAATTCGGAATAAGATTAACATATAATTACACTTATCTGCCTAAACAATCAATAGATGCCACTTTAGGTTTTTATGCATTTGATACTCACTACAGTGATTATTCAGAACCTGTAAGAAATAATGCCGGAGATATCATAGCCTCTGCTGCTCTAAGTAAATTTTATAATGGAAGTACAATAGCTATACCTGCTTCTATAGGAGTGAGATTTTACTTCAATAAAAATGATACCCCTAGCGGATTTTTCCTCCTTCCTAAAGTTGGTATGACTACATTCATAGTTAATGGTAAAGAATTAAGAAATGATGGAACTACAAGATATAAAACTACTACTGTTTATGACTTTTATATATCCGGAGAAATGGGATTCAGAATAGATTTATTTTCTAAAACAGGTGCCGATTGGGAAGTTCGTCCGTTTATAGATATATCTTTACTTGATATAGGTTATTCTTTTACACCGGGCATTAGATTAATACCGCTTCCTAGATTGGCTATAGGTATATCTTTTTAATAATTGATAATGTTTTGTAAGGTTTTTAGTATGAAAAAAATTTTATTAATATCAATAATAACTTGCTTTATGAGTTCATCTTTGTTTCCGCTGATAGATGCATTTTATATAGCACCTAAAATTGTATACAACTTTAACGATTCTGGTTTTAAAAATAATAAAAATCAGAGAATAATGAATAATTATCTTGGAGCGGGTTTTTCTGCAGGTTTTGATTTCTATAGATATCAAAAAAACATACCTTTGAGATTAGAATTGGAATATACTTTCAAAGATGGTATGACAGGAAATTATCATACTGCAAATATAGTAAAACAATCTCAGCATTCTATATTAGCTGCCGCTTACTATAGCATGCATATATATCATATAAAAAAGAGCGAATTAAAAACTATTACCGCTGAAGAAATATATAGCAGAACTCCTATAATGTCATTATATTTAGGACTCTTAATGGGAACAAAAATAAATGCAAATACTTATGACAGATGGTTTGAAGAAAATGGAAGAGTAAAAGCTACTGTAACAGTACCTAGTCCTACATTCGCAATAGGAGGTGCTGTGGGAATTGACATATATGTTACTAGTTTCCTTAACTTGGATATAGGATACAGAATATTATATGGTTTAGATAATGTTTTATCACATGAATTTGCTATAGCAGCTAGATTCCCAATACCAGATCTGAGGAAATGATACTTATGAAAAAAATAGCTTTATTATTATTATTATTAATTGCACTTGCTTCATGCAAAACAGGAACTATGATTATAATGCCTGTACAGAATGTTCAAATGCCTGCTTATCCTCCTCAAAGTCATTCAGGAGAGAAAAGCAAATATAAATTTAGTAGCAATTATAATTTAAATAATAGTTTAGGTATGAACAATTATTTATTTAATAATACTAACACTAATAATTTATTCAGAAAAAATTTTGTTTATTTAAAATAAAAGGGTTGTTATATGAAACGATTAGTAATTATATTATTATTTTTTATTGTTGCTTTTTCTAGTAAAAACCTTTCTGCAGCAATTTTCTCAGGTGTTTATATAGCCCCTAAAATCAATTTTAAACATGAGGCTCTAAATAAAACAAATAGATTAGAATTAGGAAAACTTCCTTTTCTTGAAAAAAACAATTATATAGGCGGAGGTTTTGCTGTAGGATATGATTTATTTAGAAAAACTAGATTAGTGCCTTTAAGACTTGATATAGAATATATGTTTCAGGGAGTAATTGGTAAAAAAGACACTTGGATGCAAAGCATAATGGCAAGTGTATATTATGATATAAATATATTTTTTGTAAAAAACAATGAATTGGATAATCTCACTACTAGGGCTCTTTACAGTAGAATTCCTAATATGAGTATATATTTTGGATTATCTTTTGGAAACAGATTATATCAAATGCATTATGTTTATGATAATATAGGAAAAGCTATTATTACTAGAAGTTCTTTTGCATTTGGAATTAATGCTGGTTTAGTTTATAATATACTTGATTGGTTTGCTTTGGATTTAGGATATAGATATTTATTAGGTTTTGGTTTTAATGATGCTCATGAGGTGCTTCTCGGAGCTAGATTTACAATAAGGTAATAAATATAAATTATTGTATTAAGAGGTTAATTATGATAAATAAAATTTTACCTTTAATATTTTTATTAATTTTTGCTGTTTCATGTTCTACTAATGATAAGTATGTTGTGGTATTGGCTTTCAGCAAGAATCTGCATGCTGTACTTTATAATGATAATAGTCAAACTGCAAAAACAGCATCAAAAACTTATATTCAAGAAGATGATATAAAAACTATAGCTGATTCTATAAAAGAAGAAGATGACATAAAAATCCTGAATGATTCACTAAAAGAAGAGAATACAAATAATCAGCAAAT
Coding sequences:
- the rpsS gene encoding 30S ribosomal protein S19, with product MSRSIKKGPFVDKNLFKKIQAGDNKHQIKTYSRASTIIPEMIGFTINVHNGKTFVAVYIQENMIGHKLGEFAPTRKFISHAGAAKVGKK
- the rplB gene encoding 50S ribosomal protein L2 encodes the protein MAIKKFKPTTPSLRYRTVVDFSDITTNEPCKSLVCGKKRISGRGSNGRITMRRRGGGHKKLFRFVDFRRDKHDIEAKVVSIEYDPNRTARIALLHYTDGEKRYIIWPLGLNVGDRVVSGENAKVKVGCTLPLKKIPLGTIIHNIEITPGKGGQLVRAAGGGAQITAKSGGYCVIRLRSGEERRILENCYATIGQIGNLDHFNTTDGKAGTTRHKGRRPKVRGVVMNPVDHPHGGGEGKSGQGNPHPVSPTGVPTKGYKTRKKHKYSDRLIIKRRGGKK
- the rplW gene encoding 50S ribosomal protein L23, with protein sequence MYSLLIEPILTEKSNMLRTEPRGTEKRYYVFKVRQDANKQELMKAVEKIFNVHPLDCKIINVKPKKKNRRMSRRGYTRSYKKAIIVLDGKESIDIVK
- the rplD gene encoding 50S ribosomal protein L4; protein product: MEVVILNENGDSVGNLEIVDEIFKSEVNNNLLYEAIKNELANRRQGTHSTKTRAEVSGGGKKPWRQKGTGRARAGSTRSPIWVGGGKTHTPKPRDYSYRLPKKMKRKALLSVLSLKYGKNVLKVFEDFTFDAPKTKRMASFISKVKEPNTRKVAFVVGKDESLGDNYNKLLLSLRNIKDLKLVNADSMSIHPLFYADEVYFTKTALSKLNARIKG
- the rplC gene encoding 50S ribosomal protein L3, which codes for MVGIIGKKLGMTTVFDETGNAIAVTVVEAGPCTVMQIRDNEKDGYSAIQLGYGAVKEKHLKKPQIGQFKKANLEPKKYLKEFRMDNTSSYTVGQELKADIFQAGDFIDVSSLSKGRGFAGVMKRHNYDGGPMSHGSNFRRRAGSIGCNSYPARVWKGKGMPGHMGNTLTTIQNLKVVEIRPDDNLIMIKGAIPGAVNSIVKLTSAVKKRNKKKNSMN
- the rpsJ gene encoding 30S ribosomal protein S10, which encodes MKEQKIRVKLKAFDIELIDQSAQSIVASVKKTGARVSGPIPLPTSIRKVTVIRSPHVNIKSREQFEMRIYKRLIDIFDVTPQTTESLKKLALPAGVDVQLK
- the tuf gene encoding elongation factor Tu, which produces MAKGTYEGTKTHVNVGTIGHVDHGKTTLTSAITAVSSAMFPATVQKVAYDSVAKASESQGRRDPTKILTIATSHVEYESDHRHYAHVDCPGHADYIKNMITGAAQMDGAILVVSAEDGVMPQTKEHVLLSRQVGVNYIVVFLNKCDKLDDPEMAEIVEAEVIDVLDHYGFDGSKTPIIRGSAIKAIQAIEAGKDPRTDPDCKCIIDLLNALDTYIPDPVREVDKDFLMSIEDVYSIPGRGTVVTGRIERGKIEKGNEVEIVGIRPTKKTTCTGVEMFKKEVVGIAGYNVGCLLRGIERKEVERGQVLAKPGTITPHKKFEAEVYILKKEEGGRHSGFVTGYRPQMYFRTTDVTGVINLAEGAQMIMPGDNANLTIELITPIAMEEKQRFAIREGGKTVGNGVVTKILE
- the fusA gene encoding elongation factor G, which translates into the protein MARQISLENTRNIGIMAHIDAGKTTLSERILYFTGKTHKIGEVHEGAAEMDWMEQERERGITITSAATTCFWNGHRINLIDTPGHVDFTAEVERSLRVLDSAVGVFCSVGGVQPQSETVWRQASNYKIPRAIFVNKMDRIGANFYSVLDQTRERLKANSHPVVIPIGAESNFEGVVDLVNMKEIIWVSEDGMKMEEREIRPELKEKAEEYRNSLLEAIVEYDDDAMNKFFEGEEIDVPTIKRLIRTATLTADFFPMFCGTAFKNKGIQVLINGVVDYLPSPIDKPEVEGTDLDGNVIKRKISDDEKFSALAFKIMTDPHVGKIAFLRVYSGILESGSYVLNATKGKRERIGRILQMHANKREEIEQVYAGDIAAAVGLKDTTTGDTLCPENAPIILESINFPEPVINVAIEPKTKGDRDKMSVALSRLAEEDPTFRVSFDEETGQTIIAGMGELHLEIICDRMKREYKVEANVGRPQVSYREGIKKTVEVQGKFVRQSGGKGQYGDVWLRIGPNEPNAGFKFNNEIVGGAVPREYIPAVEKGCIESMNTGVLANYPMLDVIVSAYDGSFHPVDSSEMAFKIAASMGFKEGCKKADPYLLEPMMTVEVVTPEDYMGDIIGDLASRRGQVHGFTDKSGYKSINATVPLAEMFGYTTSIRNVSQGRASYTMQFSHYEEVPKNVAEEIIGARMGNSK
- the rpsG gene encoding 30S ribosomal protein S7; the encoded protein is MARRRRAQTRKIDADPVYGSVIISKFINKLMYDGKKSKAENIFYKAMDLVKQKTGKEGLEAFNEAIENIKPRVEVKSRRVGGSTYQVPVDVRPDRQNSLAFTWLIDASRKRGGRSMVERLSNEIADAIDGKGQAVAKRDTVHRMAEGNKAFAHFRW
- the rpsL gene encoding 30S ribosomal protein S12 is translated as MPTINQLVRKGRKRIINKTKSPALMKCPQREGVCTRVTTTTPKKPNSAMRKIARVRITNGMEVTAYIPGIDHTLQEHNRVLIRGGRVKDLPGCRYHIVRGSREATGVEKRMKARSKYGTKKPKA